A single region of the Halorussus gelatinilyticus genome encodes:
- a CDS encoding uracil-DNA glycosylase: MAEFPDPDSRNVLEPDCSRCPALVESRESIAWGNGSLDADVLVVGEAPASGTPDAERWRGGNWTGMAYTSRHSGRTVRDLFADAGLASEDCYFTNAVKCFPAEDHGGDDGESDEIPTNREPTADERANCRDHLRTEIRQVEPAVVATTGRHATLSLLGDLPGGFLDSVLEPVESEAFDATVLPLLHPSYQNVWLPRLGYSREEYVAEIGAVVGERRERDG, encoded by the coding sequence ATGGCCGAGTTTCCGGACCCCGACTCGCGGAACGTCCTCGAACCCGACTGCTCGCGGTGTCCCGCGCTGGTCGAGTCCCGCGAGTCCATCGCGTGGGGCAACGGGTCGCTCGACGCCGACGTGTTGGTCGTGGGAGAAGCGCCGGCCTCCGGAACTCCCGACGCCGAACGGTGGCGGGGCGGCAACTGGACCGGGATGGCCTACACCTCGCGGCACTCGGGGCGAACGGTCCGGGACCTGTTCGCCGACGCGGGACTCGCGAGCGAGGACTGCTATTTCACGAACGCGGTGAAGTGCTTTCCCGCCGAGGACCACGGCGGAGACGACGGCGAGAGCGACGAAATCCCGACGAACCGCGAACCCACCGCCGACGAGCGCGCGAACTGTCGAGACCACCTCCGGACCGAGATTCGGCAGGTCGAGCCCGCGGTGGTGGCGACGACCGGCAGGCACGCCACGCTGTCGCTACTGGGCGATTTGCCGGGCGGATTCCTCGATTCGGTCCTCGAACCGGTCGAGTCCGAGGCGTTCGACGCGACCGTCCTGCCCCTCCTGCATCCCTCGTACCAGAACGTCTGGTTGCCCCGACTCGGCTACTCGCGCGAGGAGTACGTCGCCGAAATCGGTGCGGTCGTGGGCGAGCGCCGGGAACGCGACGGGTGA
- a CDS encoding GNAT family N-acetyltransferase, protein MDANVRPATTSDVADVRRVARESWHATYDDLLGPEAVESVVDDWYDLYSLRRSVERGDGAFLVAEREEDGGTDESDAGDAATGEGDTGTDARDPEIVGFGQGVLGGGDAEDGAAQLPRLYVHPDCWGEGVGTALAERIESWAAERGAERLRLVVLADNEVGNAFYESRGFRTVGSRESEFDGETVTDYVREKEL, encoded by the coding sequence ATGGACGCGAACGTTCGCCCGGCGACGACGAGCGACGTGGCCGACGTGCGGCGGGTCGCCCGCGAGTCGTGGCACGCGACGTACGACGACCTGCTCGGCCCCGAGGCGGTCGAATCGGTCGTGGACGACTGGTACGACCTCTACTCGCTGCGTCGGTCGGTCGAGCGCGGGGACGGCGCGTTTCTGGTCGCCGAGCGCGAGGAGGACGGAGGGACCGACGAAAGCGACGCGGGCGACGCGGCGACCGGCGAGGGCGACACGGGAACCGACGCTCGCGACCCCGAGATAGTCGGCTTCGGGCAGGGCGTCCTCGGCGGCGGAGACGCCGAGGACGGCGCGGCCCAACTCCCCAGACTCTACGTCCACCCCGACTGCTGGGGCGAGGGCGTCGGCACCGCGCTCGCCGAGCGCATCGAGTCGTGGGCCGCCGAGCGGGGGGCCGAGCGCCTCCGTCTCGTCGTGCTGGCCGACAACGAGGTCGGAAACGCCTTCTACGAGTCCCGAGGCTTCCGGACGGTCGGCTCGCGCGAGTCGGAGTTCGATGGCGAGACCGTCACCGACTACGTTCGCGAGAAAGAGCTGTAA
- a CDS encoding ribonuclease catalytic domain-containing protein, with the protein MTSDTQAEAGTPEGQGPVEISPELADKLEEKREKLFEKFEIRDEFPQEVLTEAEKRTEDIQQEIQDEVGEREDLRDMTTWTTDPVDAQDFDDALSIEERDDEYVLWVHIADVTHYVNPDTNMWEEAVERANTVYLPAYTMHMLPPVLAETVCSLVPNEDRLAHTVEMHLDKENLGYENIEIYKSVINSDERLTYTQAERRIDDEDADLHEENKLAFELADKMHQQRKDEGSLVLNPRRDRAHTIIEESMLKANKAVTHELMWNRGVEAMYRVHPQPSPDEWSEALQEIQDLDGVSIPGSKWDDPRQAVNATLEDAPDRQLDKIQWAVMKVMPRARYMNDPFGGHHALNFEIYGHFTSPIRRLSDLINHWIVYTNDVPEDLVALCDRASDKQADAEACEREYKQFLEEVGLDAAAVNNRGLEVVEE; encoded by the coding sequence ATGACGAGTGACACGCAGGCCGAGGCCGGAACTCCCGAGGGGCAAGGCCCGGTCGAGATTTCGCCGGAACTCGCCGACAAGCTCGAGGAGAAGCGCGAGAAACTCTTCGAGAAGTTCGAGATTCGCGACGAGTTTCCCCAAGAGGTACTGACCGAGGCCGAGAAGCGCACCGAGGACATTCAACAGGAGATTCAGGACGAGGTCGGCGAGCGCGAGGACCTCCGCGACATGACGACGTGGACCACCGACCCGGTGGACGCCCAGGACTTCGACGACGCCCTCTCCATCGAGGAGCGCGACGACGAGTACGTCCTCTGGGTCCACATCGCGGACGTGACTCACTACGTCAACCCGGACACCAACATGTGGGAGGAGGCCGTCGAGCGCGCGAACACGGTCTACCTGCCCGCCTACACGATGCACATGCTCCCGCCGGTCCTCGCGGAGACGGTCTGCTCGCTGGTCCCCAACGAGGACCGACTCGCCCACACCGTCGAGATGCACCTCGACAAGGAGAATCTGGGCTACGAGAACATCGAGATTTACAAGTCGGTCATCAACAGCGACGAGCGACTGACCTACACGCAGGCCGAGCGCCGCATCGACGACGAGGACGCCGACCTCCACGAGGAGAACAAACTCGCCTTCGAGTTGGCCGACAAGATGCACCAACAGCGCAAGGACGAGGGGAGCCTCGTCCTCAACCCCCGCCGGGACCGCGCTCACACCATCATCGAGGAGTCGATGCTGAAGGCGAACAAGGCCGTCACCCACGAACTCATGTGGAACCGCGGCGTCGAGGCGATGTATCGCGTCCACCCGCAACCGAGTCCCGACGAGTGGAGCGAAGCCCTACAGGAGATTCAGGACTTGGACGGCGTCTCGATTCCGGGGTCGAAGTGGGACGACCCCCGACAGGCGGTCAACGCGACGCTCGAAGACGCTCCGGACCGACAACTCGACAAGATTCAGTGGGCCGTGATGAAGGTCATGCCGCGAGCGCGCTACATGAACGACCCGTTCGGCGGCCACCACGCGCTCAACTTCGAGATATACGGTCACTTCACCTCGCCCATCCGACGCCTGTCGGACCTCATCAACCACTGGATAGTGTACACCAACGACGTGCCCGAGGACCTCGTGGCGCTCTGCGACCGCGCCAGCGACAAGCAGGCCGACGCCGAGGCCTGCGAACGCGAGTACAAGCAGTTCCTCGAAGAGGTCGGTCTCGACGCCGCCGCGGTCAACAACCGCGGTCTCGAAGTCGTCGAAGAGTAG
- a CDS encoding DUF7562 family protein, whose protein sequence is MWGSRSNRGNDSVDCIACGETTRRSDAREYDKEGDRWDRKGKQFEYLCKGCHTDLCHQPRDELEDLLVDIDAGGLAELEFLEAYWNAVEERYGPLDHER, encoded by the coding sequence ATGTGGGGTTCCCGGAGCAACCGGGGAAACGACTCGGTCGATTGTATCGCCTGCGGTGAGACCACTCGTCGCTCGGACGCCCGAGAGTACGACAAGGAGGGCGACCGCTGGGACCGGAAGGGCAAACAGTTCGAGTACCTCTGTAAAGGCTGTCACACCGACCTCTGTCACCAACCGCGCGACGAACTCGAAGACCTGCTGGTAGACATCGACGCCGGGGGACTGGCCGAACTGGAGTTTCTGGAGGCGTACTGGAACGCCGTCGAGGAGCGGTACGGACCCCTCGACCACGAGCGGTAG
- a CDS encoding rhodanese-like domain-containing protein, translating into MDAEIAPDEVRELLDADDEVRILDIRSEEEFERGHIPGSENVPFHALADEIERLDGARRVVTVCPHGKASVQAARLVASYEGLPDDARVESMAGGLSEWDHELETAEGSAGDAEADASENSADGPDAPF; encoded by the coding sequence ATGGACGCCGAAATCGCTCCCGACGAGGTTCGGGAGCTCCTCGACGCCGACGACGAGGTCCGAATCCTGGACATCCGCTCGGAGGAAGAGTTCGAGCGCGGACACATCCCCGGCAGCGAGAACGTGCCGTTCCACGCGCTCGCCGACGAGATAGAGCGACTCGACGGCGCGCGGCGCGTCGTCACCGTCTGCCCGCACGGGAAAGCCAGCGTGCAGGCCGCGCGACTCGTCGCCTCCTACGAGGGTCTGCCCGACGACGCGCGCGTCGAGAGCATGGCCGGCGGTCTCTCGGAGTGGGACCACGAACTGGAGACCGCCGAGGGGTCGGCGGGCGACGCAGAAGCCGACGCGTCGGAGAACTCCGCCGACGGTCCGGACGCACCGTTCTGA
- a CDS encoding DUF5810 domain-containing protein encodes MALFGAGDLPRNMGYACPVCETPQSDAEHLANHLAFTAMLGDDDHEEWLDDHAPGWSDDGEDELAERVEEYAKEVGFPQVFEDTTHDHAGDEPQGGELFEDELERANSQGRGSMASGTGAGAAGTGSLDGDAQSILQEAREMTEEMLDESDEEESADGRTDGEEADEE; translated from the coding sequence GTGGCGCTTTTCGGCGCGGGCGACCTACCCCGGAACATGGGATACGCCTGTCCGGTCTGCGAGACGCCTCAGTCCGACGCCGAACACCTCGCCAACCACCTCGCGTTCACGGCGATGCTCGGCGACGACGACCACGAGGAGTGGCTGGACGACCACGCGCCGGGGTGGAGCGACGACGGCGAGGACGAACTCGCCGAGCGCGTCGAGGAGTACGCCAAGGAGGTCGGCTTCCCGCAGGTCTTCGAGGACACCACGCACGACCACGCTGGCGACGAACCGCAGGGCGGCGAACTCTTCGAAGACGAACTGGAGCGCGCCAACTCGCAGGGCCGCGGGTCGATGGCCAGCGGCACAGGCGCAGGCGCGGCAGGTACGGGGTCGCTGGACGGTGACGCCCAGTCGATTCTCCAAGAGGCCAGAGAGATGACCGAGGAGATGCTGGACGAGAGCGACGAGGAGGAGAGTGCCGACGGACGTACCGACGGCGAGGAAGCAGACGAGGAGTAG
- the rimI gene encoding ribosomal protein S18-alanine N-acetyltransferase has product MTTTPAEDGDDVRIRQAVQADLLAVLRIERASFDQPWPFSAFERYLGDPGFLVAVAREESSGYLDGDGNESVVGYVVANLVPNHGRAFGHVKDIAVHPEYRGEGIGGGLLERALTVLGTRGAQSVKLEVRASNDRAVGLYREFGFEYLRTVPRYYDDGEDALILVVDLDE; this is encoded by the coding sequence GTGACAACGACTCCCGCGGAGGACGGCGACGACGTGCGGATTCGACAGGCGGTGCAGGCCGACCTGTTGGCCGTGCTACGCATCGAGCGGGCCTCCTTCGACCAGCCGTGGCCCTTCTCCGCGTTCGAGCGGTATCTGGGCGACCCCGGCTTTCTGGTCGCGGTCGCGCGCGAGGAGTCGTCGGGCTACCTCGACGGCGACGGAAACGAGAGCGTCGTCGGCTACGTCGTCGCCAACCTCGTGCCGAATCACGGCCGGGCGTTCGGTCACGTCAAGGACATCGCGGTCCACCCCGAGTACCGCGGCGAGGGCATCGGCGGGGGACTGCTCGAACGCGCGCTGACGGTCCTCGGCACGCGCGGTGCCCAGAGCGTGAAGTTGGAGGTCCGCGCGAGCAACGACCGCGCGGTGGGGCTGTACCGGGAGTTCGGCTTCGAGTACCTCCGGACCGTCCCGCGGTACTACGACGACGGCGAGGACGCGCTGATTCTGGTCGTAGACTTGGACGAATAG
- a CDS encoding aconitate hydratase, which translates to MGQTLTEKILEDHLVEGDLETGEEIGIEIDQVLTQDTTGTLVWLQFEALGLDEVQTELAAQYCDHQTYQFDFKNTDDHRFLRSAAGTFGAHFSRPGNGICHNVHKENFAAPGKTMLGSDSHTPTPGGLGELAIGSGGLDVTVAMGGGAYYIEMPEVVNVRLEGELPEWATAKDVILEMLRRLSVKGGVGKIFEYTGPGVESLSVPERTTITNMGTELGATSSIFPTDENTKDYLERLGRGDEHVEIGPDEDADYADQITIDLSDLEPLIAKPSMPDNVVPVREVEGTEVDQVMIGSCTNGAYEDILPAAKMLEGRETNKTTEMIVAPGSKQASEMLAKEGWVSEMMAAGVNFSEATCGACIGIGHVPASDSVSLRTFNRNFEGRSGIEDDNVYLCSPEVATAAAIKGEIVDPRDLADELGDLEDPGFEMPDQYTGSKTDLIAPDEAPDDELIKGPNIGDVPLKDEMGSDLQGPNLLKMEDNITTDHIIPATSDILKFRSNIPKLSEFTLSRVDDQFADRAKQSDGGFLVAGENYGQGSSREHAALCPMYLGVEGVLAQSFARIHKANLFNFGLIPLTIDEETYEKIDQGDNIEIVDDVAEAVRSGKEEFTVRVNDNWEATAHLDASQREREILADGGKLSHTKKQAESGGDSPAPADD; encoded by the coding sequence ATGGGACAGACGCTAACTGAAAAAATTCTGGAGGACCACCTCGTCGAGGGCGACCTCGAAACTGGCGAGGAGATCGGCATCGAGATCGATCAGGTCCTCACACAGGACACGACAGGGACGCTCGTCTGGCTGCAGTTCGAAGCGCTCGGACTCGACGAAGTGCAGACGGAACTGGCGGCGCAGTACTGCGACCACCAGACCTACCAGTTCGACTTCAAGAACACCGACGACCACCGCTTCCTGCGTTCGGCGGCGGGCACCTTCGGTGCGCACTTCTCGCGGCCCGGTAACGGCATCTGTCACAACGTCCACAAGGAGAACTTCGCCGCGCCCGGCAAGACGATGCTCGGCTCGGACTCCCACACGCCGACCCCCGGCGGACTGGGCGAACTCGCCATCGGTTCCGGCGGTCTCGACGTGACGGTCGCCATGGGCGGCGGCGCGTACTACATCGAGATGCCGGAAGTCGTCAACGTCCGACTCGAAGGCGAACTCCCCGAGTGGGCCACCGCGAAGGACGTCATCCTCGAGATGCTCCGTCGCCTCTCCGTGAAGGGCGGCGTCGGCAAGATCTTCGAGTACACCGGTCCGGGCGTCGAGAGCCTCTCGGTCCCCGAGCGGACGACCATCACCAACATGGGGACGGAACTCGGCGCGACCTCCTCGATCTTCCCGACCGACGAGAACACCAAAGACTACCTCGAACGCCTCGGCCGCGGCGACGAGCACGTCGAAATCGGTCCCGACGAGGACGCCGACTACGCCGACCAGATCACCATCGACCTGAGCGACCTCGAACCGCTCATCGCCAAGCCGTCGATGCCCGACAACGTCGTGCCCGTCCGCGAAGTCGAGGGTACGGAAGTCGATCAGGTCATGATCGGCTCCTGTACCAACGGCGCGTACGAGGACATCCTCCCGGCCGCGAAGATGCTGGAGGGTCGCGAGACGAACAAGACGACCGAGATGATCGTCGCGCCCGGTTCCAAGCAGGCCTCCGAGATGCTGGCGAAGGAGGGCTGGGTCTCCGAGATGATGGCCGCAGGGGTCAACTTCTCCGAGGCGACGTGCGGTGCCTGTATCGGCATCGGCCACGTCCCGGCCAGCGACTCCGTCTCGCTCCGGACCTTCAACCGCAACTTCGAGGGCCGCTCGGGTATCGAGGACGACAACGTCTACCTCTGCTCGCCCGAAGTCGCCACCGCGGCCGCCATCAAGGGCGAAATCGTGGACCCGCGCGACCTCGCCGACGAACTCGGCGACCTCGAGGACCCCGGCTTCGAGATGCCCGACCAGTACACGGGTAGCAAGACCGACCTCATCGCGCCCGACGAGGCTCCCGACGACGAACTCATCAAGGGGCCGAACATCGGCGACGTGCCGCTGAAGGACGAGATGGGCTCGGACCTGCAGGGACCGAACCTCCTGAAGATGGAGGACAACATCACGACCGACCACATCATCCCGGCGACCAGCGACATCCTGAAGTTCCGGTCGAACATCCCGAAGCTCTCGGAGTTCACGCTCTCGCGCGTGGACGACCAGTTCGCCGACCGCGCCAAGCAGTCCGACGGCGGCTTCCTCGTGGCCGGCGAGAACTACGGTCAGGGTAGCTCGCGCGAACACGCGGCGCTCTGTCCGATGTACCTCGGTGTCGAGGGCGTCCTCGCCCAGAGCTTCGCCCGCATCCACAAGGCGAACCTCTTCAACTTCGGTCTCATCCCGCTGACCATCGACGAGGAGACCTACGAGAAGATCGACCAGGGCGACAACATCGAAATCGTGGACGACGTGGCTGAAGCGGTCCGCTCCGGTAAGGAAGAGTTCACGGTTCGGGTCAACGACAACTGGGAAGCGACGGCCCACCTCGACGCCTCTCAGCGCGAGCGCGAGATTCTCGCCGACGGTGGCAAGCTCTCGCACACGAAGAAGCAGGCCGAGTCCGGCGGCGACTCGCCCGCTCCGGCAGACGACTAA
- a CDS encoding deoxyuridine 5'-triphosphate nucleotidohydrolase has translation MFESGPFVAEHVSDTDDDQIQPNGVDLTLEAVYEQREPGRIGREDKEIGERRELETEQVADDAPETYYLTAGGYVVQYAETVRIPENHVGYIYPRSSLLRNSCMLNTAVWDAGYEGKGEGLLEVHHDIEIETGARIAQLVLAEADHDGTYAGSYQGENVALDEF, from the coding sequence ATGTTCGAGAGCGGTCCTTTCGTCGCCGAACACGTTTCCGACACCGACGACGACCAGATTCAACCGAACGGCGTGGACCTCACGCTGGAAGCGGTCTACGAGCAACGCGAACCCGGACGCATCGGCCGCGAGGACAAGGAGATCGGCGAGCGCCGGGAACTCGAAACCGAGCAGGTCGCCGACGACGCCCCGGAAACCTACTACCTCACCGCCGGGGGCTACGTCGTCCAGTACGCCGAAACCGTCCGGATTCCCGAGAACCACGTCGGCTACATCTACCCCCGGTCCTCTCTCCTCCGCAACTCCTGCATGCTGAACACCGCGGTCTGGGACGCCGGCTACGAGGGGAAGGGCGAGGGACTGCTCGAAGTCCACCACGATATCGAAATCGAGACGGGCGCGCGCATCGCGCAACTCGTCCTCGCGGAGGCGGACCACGACGGCACCTACGCCGGGTCGTATCAGGGCGAGAACGTCGCGCTGGACGAGTTCTGA
- a CDS encoding S8 family serine peptidase codes for MPRDRKFKRRAFLKTTGVTGVATTLPLSGTAAADDDTIIDDGFDLTLDVLREALVVFDSRDDVDRLADLDLVNGYYEFDVLPIGYTELYADQIRDIASWDSVRFVRKNVELDYYNDDGREVTGVSKVQSDFGYEGDGVHTAVIDSGVDGDHPDLQDQLVNNFQWVGNPLGSPTLWADAGIADTDGGGHGTHCSGTIAGDGSASDGQFRGMAPNADLTVYAGGAVLVVLKTAAAYDHILKRVRDGSTDVKIVSNSYGSSNGSAFNPDNALNTATWKAYQEGLLSVFAAGNSGPGTNTLNQYAKAPQVLGVAATNDQKEVTNFSSRGRKQDSTNTPDNWNRQTALDNLASYYETGSASGPLGVYRPGIGAPGNAIVSTMSPDDALQSQSPDDGRLYYATISGTSMACPMTAGIATLVVDAYRQNNSGDIGPLELLNAINAESDEVYDSYTPYNVGSGFVDADAAVTRVENGNLASFGDVTLVN; via the coding sequence ATGCCGCGAGATAGAAAGTTCAAACGAAGAGCGTTCCTGAAGACGACCGGCGTAACCGGTGTCGCGACGACCCTCCCGCTCTCGGGCACCGCGGCGGCGGACGACGATACCATCATCGACGACGGCTTCGACCTTACACTCGACGTGCTTCGAGAGGCACTGGTGGTGTTCGACTCGCGCGACGACGTGGACCGTCTCGCCGACCTCGACCTCGTGAACGGCTACTACGAGTTCGACGTGCTCCCCATCGGCTACACCGAGCTCTACGCCGACCAGATTCGCGACATCGCGTCGTGGGACTCGGTGCGGTTCGTCCGCAAGAACGTCGAACTCGACTACTACAACGACGACGGCCGCGAGGTCACGGGCGTCTCGAAGGTTCAGTCGGACTTCGGGTACGAGGGCGACGGCGTCCACACCGCGGTCATCGACTCGGGCGTCGACGGCGACCACCCCGACCTGCAAGACCAACTCGTCAACAACTTCCAGTGGGTCGGCAACCCCCTCGGTAGTCCGACGCTGTGGGCGGACGCGGGCATCGCCGACACCGATGGCGGCGGCCACGGCACTCACTGTTCGGGCACCATCGCCGGCGACGGGTCGGCCAGCGACGGTCAGTTCCGCGGCATGGCTCCGAACGCGGACCTCACGGTGTACGCCGGGGGCGCGGTGCTGGTCGTCCTCAAGACCGCCGCGGCCTACGACCACATCCTCAAGCGGGTCCGCGACGGTTCGACCGACGTCAAAATTGTTAGCAACTCCTACGGTTCCTCGAACGGGAGCGCGTTCAACCCCGACAACGCCCTCAACACCGCGACGTGGAAGGCGTATCAAGAGGGCCTGCTCTCGGTGTTCGCCGCAGGCAACTCCGGGCCGGGCACGAACACGCTGAACCAGTACGCCAAGGCACCGCAGGTCCTCGGCGTGGCCGCGACGAACGACCAGAAGGAGGTCACGAACTTCTCGTCGCGGGGTCGGAAGCAGGACAGCACCAACACGCCCGACAACTGGAACCGACAGACCGCGCTCGACAACCTCGCGTCCTACTACGAAACTGGGAGCGCGTCCGGTCCGCTGGGCGTCTACCGACCCGGTATCGGCGCGCCCGGCAACGCCATCGTCAGCACGATGTCGCCGGACGACGCGCTCCAGTCCCAGAGTCCCGACGACGGGCGACTCTACTACGCCACCATCTCGGGGACTTCGATGGCGTGTCCGATGACCGCGGGCATCGCCACGCTGGTCGTGGACGCCTACCGCCAGAACAACTCGGGGGACATCGGCCCGCTGGAACTTCTCAACGCCATCAACGCCGAGTCCGACGAGGTGTACGACAGCTACACGCCGTACAACGTCGGTTCCGGGTTCGTGGACGCCGACGCCGCCGTGACCCGCGTCGAGAACGGGAACCTCGCCTCGTTCGGCGACGTGACGCTGGTGAACTGA
- a CDS encoding winged helix-turn-helix transcriptional regulator, with amino-acid sequence MEESPGAYLSAVCESADVPVSTARHHLDVLEDEGLVTAVKVRGKRRFYPGRAENAELVAALGDEGTAPVLHALARLGDTHGGLLADELDRDPSTVSHHLSRLEDAGLIEREREGRAVVNRLTAEAREVLCGGERPDTEASAVAD; translated from the coding sequence ATCGAGGAGTCGCCCGGCGCGTACCTCTCGGCGGTCTGCGAGTCGGCCGACGTGCCGGTCTCGACCGCTCGCCACCACCTCGACGTGCTCGAAGACGAGGGGTTGGTCACGGCCGTCAAAGTCCGGGGCAAGCGCCGGTTCTACCCCGGTCGCGCCGAGAACGCGGAACTGGTCGCGGCGCTGGGGGACGAGGGGACCGCGCCGGTCCTCCACGCACTCGCCCGCCTCGGGGACACCCACGGCGGTCTCCTCGCCGACGAACTCGACCGCGACCCCAGCACGGTCTCCCACCACCTCTCGCGCCTCGAAGACGCGGGGTTGATCGAACGAGAGCGAGAGGGCCGAGCGGTCGTGAATCGACTCACGGCCGAGGCGCGCGAGGTGCTCTGCGGGGGTGAGCGGCCGGACACCGAGGCCTCGGCGGTCGCGGACTGA
- the trpB gene encoding tryptophan synthase subunit beta: protein MADDSASGDFEGFGGRHVPEPMEEPLDRLAAAFDEIHDTDRFRGRFRGYLEDFAGRPTPVFHAERLSEEFGAQIYLKREDLLHGGAHKINNCLGQAILAEEAGKSRLIAETGAGQHGVATAMVGALLGIDTEIYMGEKDANRQKMNVFRMRLMGAEVTEVTQGGAGLADAVDVALEDFAQNMEDTHYLVGSAVGPDPFPRMVREFQSVIGREAREQIREKAGRLPDAAVACVGGGSNAIGLFHAFRDDDVDFYGAEGGGEGEGSGQHAAPLAEGEEGVMHGMKTRTLDEDTDVHSVSAGLDYPAVGPEHAMFEAVGRCDYRAVHDDDALDAFRKLSELEGIIPALESSHAIALAEELAADMDEDGVILVNLSGRGDKDMEQAAEMFDL, encoded by the coding sequence ATGGCAGACGATTCCGCGTCAGGCGACTTCGAGGGCTTCGGCGGCCGACACGTCCCGGAGCCGATGGAAGAGCCACTCGACCGACTCGCCGCGGCGTTCGACGAGATTCACGACACCGACCGCTTCCGCGGGCGCTTCCGGGGCTACCTCGAAGACTTCGCGGGGCGACCGACGCCGGTCTTCCACGCCGAGCGCCTCTCCGAGGAGTTCGGCGCGCAGATATATCTGAAGCGCGAGGACCTGCTCCACGGCGGCGCGCACAAGATAAACAACTGCCTCGGACAGGCCATCCTCGCCGAGGAAGCCGGCAAGAGCCGGCTCATCGCGGAGACCGGTGCGGGCCAGCACGGCGTCGCCACCGCGATGGTCGGGGCGCTGTTGGGCATCGACACCGAGATTTACATGGGCGAGAAGGACGCCAACAGGCAGAAGATGAACGTCTTCCGGATGCGCCTGATGGGTGCGGAGGTCACCGAGGTCACGCAGGGCGGGGCCGGACTCGCCGACGCGGTGGACGTGGCGCTCGAAGACTTCGCGCAGAACATGGAGGACACCCACTACCTCGTCGGCTCGGCGGTCGGTCCCGACCCCTTCCCGCGGATGGTCCGGGAGTTCCAGTCGGTCATCGGCCGCGAGGCCCGCGAGCAGATACGGGAGAAAGCCGGGCGGCTGCCCGACGCCGCCGTCGCCTGCGTCGGCGGCGGGTCGAACGCCATCGGACTGTTCCACGCGTTCCGCGACGACGACGTGGACTTCTACGGTGCCGAAGGCGGCGGTGAGGGCGAAGGGTCTGGACAACACGCCGCCCCGCTCGCGGAGGGCGAGGAGGGCGTGATGCACGGCATGAAGACCCGGACGTTGGACGAGGATACCGACGTCCACTCGGTGTCGGCGGGGCTGGACTACCCTGCGGTCGGTCCCGAACACGCCATGTTCGAGGCGGTCGGCCGGTGTGACTACCGGGCGGTCCACGACGACGACGCGCTCGACGCGTTCCGGAAACTCTCGGAGCTGGAGGGCATCATCCCTGCGCTCGAATCCAGTCACGCAATCGCGCTCGCCGAGGAACTCGCCGCGGACATGGACGAGGACGGCGTGATTTTGGTGAACCTCTCGGGCCGGGGCGACAAGGACATGGAGCAGGCCGCCGAGATGTTCGACCTGTAG
- a CDS encoding DUF5789 family protein — protein MMTDPHRELGVEFGDLAALLDDHEYPATMQELTDAYGDYEVTYPDGTERLATLLAPYDDTYQSATEVRQAVLNGVGQGAVGRKAYTDRGGFASTRNDVSF, from the coding sequence ATGATGACAGACCCTCACCGCGAACTGGGCGTCGAGTTCGGCGACCTCGCCGCGCTCCTCGACGACCACGAGTATCCCGCGACGATGCAGGAACTGACCGACGCCTACGGCGACTACGAAGTTACGTACCCCGACGGCACCGAACGCCTCGCCACGTTGCTCGCACCGTACGACGACACTTACCAGTCGGCCACCGAGGTCCGACAGGCCGTCCTGAATGGGGTCGGGCAGGGCGCGGTCGGCCGGAAGGCCTACACCGACCGCGGCGGGTTCGCTTCGACGCGGAACGACGTGTCGTTTTGA